A part of Sulfurifustis variabilis genomic DNA contains:
- the gspE gene encoding type II secretion system ATPase GspE: MLDQREVRPDAPPDERLPDLLVARGKLRELDRARVARIRDGQENPEPLSRLVVKLGVVSERDAAEALADLLGLRVVASSDYPDVSALSTPVSARFLRENLVVPVAEDDEKVVLAMADPQDDYVASAFAVACGRPVERRVGLSSEIEAAIERIHGAGKSRMGQILEQVATGEAAAEQDVEQLKDLASEAPVIRLVSLLIRRATEIGASDIHIEPFASRLKVRYRVDGVLQDAEAPPAHLTAAVISRVKIMANLNIAERRLPQDGRIRLSVQGKELDLRVSTVPTLHGESVVLRLLNQDSVALDLGALGFADAELSRFADVLALPHGMVLVTGPTGSGKTTTLYTAVSRLNTAQRKIITVEDPVEYEIEGVNQIPVRPAIGLTFAGALRSIVRQDPDVILVGEMRDLETARICVQSALTGHLVLSTLHTNDAASSVTRLLEMGVEDYLLTSTVNAVVAQRLVRVLCDRCRARYEPLSETLRRTGLERVAEGDPVALFRPSGCPACNGTGYRGRTAVLELMAMSDRIRRLVLSHAQATEIQRAAREEGMRTMYEDGLRKALAGVTSIEEVLRVTCEA, from the coding sequence ATGCTCGATCAGCGCGAAGTCAGGCCCGATGCGCCGCCGGACGAGCGTCTGCCGGATCTGCTGGTGGCGCGCGGCAAGCTGCGGGAGCTGGATCGGGCGCGCGTCGCGCGGATCCGCGACGGACAGGAGAACCCCGAGCCGCTCTCGCGCCTCGTCGTCAAGCTCGGGGTCGTTTCCGAGCGGGATGCGGCGGAGGCGCTGGCCGACCTCCTCGGCCTGCGCGTCGTCGCCTCGTCGGATTACCCCGACGTCAGCGCGCTGAGTACGCCGGTGTCCGCGCGGTTCCTGAGGGAGAACCTGGTCGTGCCGGTCGCGGAGGACGACGAGAAGGTCGTCCTCGCGATGGCCGATCCCCAGGACGACTACGTCGCCTCGGCGTTCGCCGTGGCGTGCGGCCGGCCGGTGGAGCGCCGGGTGGGTCTGTCCTCCGAGATCGAGGCGGCCATCGAGCGGATCCACGGCGCGGGCAAGTCGCGCATGGGGCAGATCCTCGAGCAGGTCGCGACGGGCGAGGCAGCCGCCGAGCAGGACGTCGAGCAGCTCAAGGATCTCGCGAGCGAGGCGCCGGTGATACGGCTCGTGAGCCTCCTCATCCGGCGCGCGACCGAAATCGGCGCCTCGGACATCCACATCGAGCCCTTCGCCAGCCGCCTCAAGGTCCGTTACCGCGTGGACGGCGTGCTGCAGGACGCGGAAGCACCGCCGGCGCACCTGACCGCCGCCGTGATCTCCCGCGTCAAGATCATGGCGAACCTCAACATCGCCGAGCGGCGCCTGCCGCAGGACGGTCGCATCCGGCTGAGCGTGCAAGGCAAGGAGCTCGACCTGCGCGTGTCGACGGTGCCGACCCTGCACGGCGAGAGCGTGGTGTTGCGCCTGTTGAACCAGGATAGCGTCGCGCTCGATCTGGGCGCGTTGGGGTTCGCGGACGCGGAGCTCTCGCGCTTCGCCGACGTACTCGCGCTTCCCCACGGCATGGTGCTCGTCACCGGGCCGACCGGCAGCGGCAAGACGACCACCCTCTACACGGCCGTCAGCCGGCTGAACACCGCCCAGCGCAAGATCATCACGGTCGAGGACCCGGTCGAGTACGAGATCGAGGGCGTCAACCAGATCCCGGTCCGCCCGGCGATCGGTCTGACTTTCGCCGGCGCGCTGAGGTCCATCGTGCGCCAGGATCCCGACGTCATCCTCGTGGGCGAGATGCGCGACCTCGAAACCGCGCGCATCTGCGTGCAGTCGGCGCTCACCGGCCATCTCGTGCTCTCCACGCTGCATACCAACGACGCGGCGAGCAGCGTGACGCGCCTGCTCGAGATGGGCGTGGAAGACTACCTCCTCACGTCGACGGTCAATGCGGTCGTCGCGCAGCGGCTGGTGCGCGTGCTCTGCGACCGCTGCCGCGCACGGTACGAGCCGCTGTCCGAGACGCTGCGCCGGACGGGCCTCGAGCGCGTGGCCGAAGGAGACCCCGTCGCGCTATTTCGGCCGAGCGGGTGCCCGGCGTGCAACGGCACCGGTTACCGCGGGCGCACGGCCGTGCTCGAGCTCATGGCGATGAGCGACCGCATCCGGCGGCTGGTGCTGAGCCACGCGCAGGCGACGGAGATCCAGCGCGCCGCCCGCGAGGAGGGCATGCGCACGATGTACGAGGACGGCCTGCGCAAGGCGCTCGCCGGCGTGACCTCGATCGAGGAGGTCCTGCGCGTGACGTGCGAGGCCTGA
- a CDS encoding IS3 family transposase, translated as MKYAFMEDHAREFRVAAMCRALKVSRSGFYEWRHRGPSPRARANLALLAEIRRVHQEHREAYGALKTWFALKERGIACGKHRVARLRQAAGIEAKRKRRFRVITEHHRTPQAAPDLLERRFNAPVPNAVWVGDMTFVRTREGFLHLAVLLDLYSRRVVGWAMDTQPSQALGQAALAMALDQRKPRPGLIHHTDRGSPYSARAYLEQLHARGIRRSMSGRKSAYDNAVAESFFSNLKNELVHHCDFPTRDHARAAIFDYIELFYNRRRIHQSLGYRTPEAVEREWVDA; from the coding sequence GTGAAGTACGCGTTTATGGAAGACCATGCCCGGGAGTTCCGGGTGGCCGCGATGTGCCGGGCCCTTAAGGTCTCGCGCAGCGGCTTTTACGAGTGGCGCCACCGCGGCCCGAGCCCTCGGGCACGAGCGAATCTCGCTCTCCTGGCCGAGATCCGCCGGGTGCACCAGGAGCACCGGGAAGCCTATGGGGCGCTCAAGACCTGGTTCGCGCTCAAGGAACGGGGTATCGCCTGCGGCAAGCACCGCGTGGCACGCCTGCGCCAAGCGGCGGGGATCGAGGCCAAACGCAAACGGCGCTTCCGGGTCATCACCGAGCACCACCGCACCCCGCAGGCGGCTCCGGACCTGCTGGAGCGGCGCTTCAACGCCCCCGTGCCCAATGCCGTCTGGGTGGGCGACATGACGTTCGTCCGCACGCGCGAGGGCTTCCTGCACCTGGCGGTGCTCCTTGATCTTTACTCGCGTCGCGTCGTCGGCTGGGCCATGGACACCCAGCCCAGTCAGGCCTTGGGCCAGGCGGCGCTCGCCATGGCGCTCGATCAACGAAAGCCGCGGCCCGGGCTCATCCACCACACCGACCGCGGCTCGCCGTACTCCGCGCGCGCCTACCTCGAGCAACTGCATGCCCGGGGCATCCGTCGCAGCATGAGCGGACGCAAGAGCGCCTACGACAACGCGGTGGCGGAGAGCTTCTTCTCCAACCTCAAGAACGAGCTCGTCCACCACTGCGACTTCCCGACGCGGGACCACGCGCGGGCGGCGATCTTCGATTACATCGAGCTCTTCTACAACCGAAGGCGCATCCACCAATCGCTCGGCTATCGCACGCCAGAGGCAGTCGAGCGAGAATGGGTGGATGCTTAA
- a CDS encoding transposase, which translates to MEKHNKKLNPERKRNRFPKEFKLEAVRLLELGQKPAAQLALELGIQRNQLYKWQEQLRQKGGDNAFRGPGRPLLDQASEIERLEQELKRLTEERDILKKAAAYFAKDLP; encoded by the coding sequence TTGGAAAAACACAATAAGAAGCTCAACCCCGAACGCAAGCGCAACCGCTTCCCGAAGGAGTTCAAGCTCGAGGCCGTACGCCTTTTAGAGCTCGGCCAAAAGCCGGCGGCGCAGCTCGCCCTCGAGCTCGGCATCCAGCGCAACCAGCTCTACAAGTGGCAGGAGCAGCTTAGGCAGAAGGGCGGCGATAACGCCTTCCGCGGTCCAGGCCGGCCTCTACTCGATCAGGCGAGCGAGATCGAGCGCCTCGAGCAAGAACTGAAGCGCCTGACCGAGGAGCGTGACATTTTAAAAAAGGCAGCCGCGTACTTTGCGAAGGACCTGCCGTGA
- a CDS encoding PilT/PilU family type 4a pilus ATPase — protein MNFADLLKLMKHKRGSDLFITAGVPPSMKVDGKLMPVTKQALTPEQSRAFAYGIMNEEQRRQFEEHSECNFAIAPQEIGRFRVNVFMQQQRVGMVLRTINTDIPRFDDLNLPKVLADVALTKRGLVLFVGGTGSGKSTSLAAMIGYRNEYSYGHILTVEDPIEYVHQHKNCIITQREVGVDTESYEVALKNAMRQAPDVILIGEIRSREAMDLGVQFAETGHLCMSTLHANNANQALDRIINFFPEEKRNQLLMDLALNLKAIISQRLIPTKSGKGRVPAVEVLINTPLVSDMIMEGNIPGLKDLMAKSPEAGMQTFDQSLFTLFEADLISYDDALRNADSVNDVRLRIKLESKDSKNRELGDTLRNVTYK, from the coding sequence ATGAACTTCGCCGATCTCCTCAAGCTCATGAAGCACAAGAGGGGCTCGGACCTCTTCATCACGGCCGGCGTGCCGCCGTCGATGAAGGTCGACGGCAAGCTCATGCCCGTGACCAAGCAGGCGCTCACGCCGGAGCAGTCGCGCGCGTTCGCCTACGGCATCATGAACGAGGAGCAGCGCCGGCAGTTCGAGGAGCACAGCGAGTGCAACTTCGCGATCGCGCCCCAGGAGATCGGACGCTTTCGCGTCAACGTCTTCATGCAGCAGCAGCGCGTCGGCATGGTGCTGCGCACGATCAACACCGACATCCCGCGCTTCGACGACCTGAACCTGCCCAAGGTGCTGGCCGACGTGGCGCTCACGAAGCGCGGTCTCGTGCTCTTCGTCGGCGGCACGGGCTCGGGCAAATCGACCTCGCTCGCGGCGATGATCGGCTACCGCAACGAGTACAGCTACGGCCACATCCTCACGGTCGAGGACCCGATCGAGTACGTGCACCAGCACAAGAACTGCATCATCACGCAGCGCGAGGTGGGGGTGGACACCGAGTCCTACGAGGTGGCGCTCAAGAACGCGATGCGCCAGGCGCCCGACGTGATCCTGATCGGCGAGATCCGCTCGCGCGAGGCCATGGACCTCGGCGTGCAGTTCGCGGAGACCGGTCACCTGTGCATGTCGACCCTGCACGCGAACAACGCGAACCAGGCCCTGGACCGCATCATCAACTTCTTTCCCGAGGAGAAGCGCAACCAGCTGCTCATGGACCTCGCGCTCAACCTCAAGGCGATCATCTCGCAGCGCCTGATCCCCACGAAGAGCGGCAAGGGCCGCGTGCCGGCGGTCGAGGTACTCATCAACACTCCGCTCGTGTCCGACATGATCATGGAAGGCAACATCCCGGGCCTGAAGGACCTCATGGCGAAGTCGCCCGAGGCGGGCATGCAGACGTTCGACCAGTCGCTGTTCACCCTCTTCGAGGCCGACCTCATCTCCTACGACGACGCCCTGCGCAACGCCGACTCGGTCAACGACGTGCGCCTGCGCATCAAGCTCGAGAGCAAGGACTCCAAGAACCGCGAGCTGGGCGACACGCTTCGGAACGTGACGTACAAGTAG
- a CDS encoding type IV pilus twitching motility protein PilT has protein sequence MDIAELLAFAFKQNASDLHLSSGLPPLLRVDGEIKRINVDPLDDRTVHNMVYDIMSDKQQKDFEEFLECDFSFELPGIARFRVNAFNQQRGPGAVFRTIPSKVLTLEQLNAPEIFKKICDQPRGLVLVTGPTGSGKSTTLAAMINHINETEHEHILTIEDPIEFVHTSKNCLINQREVGRDTLGFNNALRASLREDPDSILVGEMRDLETIRLALTAAETGHLVFGTLHTSSAAKTIDRIIDVFPAAEKDMVRAMLSESLRAVISQTLLKKVGGGRVAAHEIMIGTPAIRNLIREGKIAQMYSSIQTGQQFGMQTLDQCLQELVRTRQVHVDDARTMAVNKESFGASAMAGAKAGGAAAGAKPA, from the coding sequence ATGGATATCGCCGAACTGCTGGCGTTTGCCTTCAAACAGAACGCCTCGGACCTGCATCTGTCGTCCGGCCTGCCGCCGCTGCTGCGCGTGGACGGGGAGATCAAGCGCATCAACGTCGATCCCCTGGACGACCGGACCGTCCACAACATGGTGTACGACATCATGTCGGACAAGCAGCAGAAGGACTTCGAGGAATTCCTCGAATGCGACTTCTCCTTCGAGCTGCCGGGGATCGCGCGCTTCCGCGTCAACGCCTTCAACCAGCAGCGCGGACCCGGGGCCGTGTTCCGGACGATTCCTTCGAAGGTGCTGACCCTCGAGCAGCTCAATGCCCCCGAGATCTTCAAGAAGATCTGCGACCAGCCGCGCGGGCTCGTGCTCGTGACGGGGCCGACGGGCTCGGGCAAGTCGACCACGCTCGCGGCGATGATCAACCACATCAACGAGACCGAGCACGAGCACATCCTCACGATCGAGGACCCGATCGAGTTCGTGCACACGAGCAAGAACTGCCTCATCAACCAGCGCGAGGTCGGGCGGGACACGCTCGGCTTCAACAACGCGCTGCGCGCCTCGTTGCGCGAGGACCCGGACAGCATCCTGGTCGGCGAAATGCGCGATCTCGAGACCATCCGGCTCGCGCTCACCGCGGCCGAGACGGGCCACCTCGTCTTCGGCACCCTGCACACGTCGTCGGCGGCGAAGACCATCGACCGTATCATCGACGTGTTCCCGGCGGCCGAGAAGGACATGGTGCGCGCGATGCTCTCGGAGAGCCTGCGCGCCGTCATCTCCCAGACGCTGCTCAAGAAGGTCGGCGGCGGGCGCGTTGCGGCGCACGAGATCATGATCGGCACGCCGGCGATCCGGAACCTGATCCGCGAGGGCAAGATCGCGCAGATGTACTCGTCGATCCAGACCGGCCAGCAGTTCGGCATGCAGACGCTCGACCAGTGCCTGCAGGAGCTGGTGCGCACGCGCCAGGTGCACGTCGACGACGCGCGCACGATGGCGGTCAACAAGGAGTCCTTCGGCGCCAGCGCGATGGCGGGCGCCAAGGCCGGCGGCGCCGCCGCGGGGGCGAAGCCGGCATGA
- the proC gene encoding pyrroline-5-carboxylate reductase, producing MPARKAKNRVRAVKTPRRTSQKKPARRRTARQPLVGFIGAGNMARSLAGGLLKNGWARNRLILADPDSAQRSAVEKVLKLKTYATNNDVAARADILVLAVKPQVLRAAALELTQAVQRRRPLVISVAAGVRLADLERWLGGGLPVVRVMPNTAALIGSGAAGLYANPRVAPEQRNQAESILRSVGVTVWLADESLLDVVTAVSGSGPAYFFRVMEALERAAIAGGLDAATARLLTLETAFGAAKMALEGGEEPAVLRARVTSPGGTTEQALGVLESGGIETLFHQAVRAATRRARELAEMFGKGA from the coding sequence ATGCCCGCCCGGAAAGCCAAGAACCGGGTCCGCGCCGTGAAGACGCCGCGCCGGACCTCGCAAAAAAAACCCGCCCGGCGTCGCACGGCGCGGCAGCCGCTCGTCGGCTTCATCGGCGCCGGCAACATGGCGCGCAGCCTCGCCGGCGGCCTGCTCAAGAACGGCTGGGCCCGCAACCGCCTGATCCTCGCCGACCCCGATTCCGCCCAGCGGTCGGCGGTCGAGAAGGTCCTCAAGCTCAAGACCTACGCGACCAACAACGACGTGGCCGCCCGCGCCGACATCCTGGTGCTGGCGGTGAAGCCGCAGGTGCTGCGCGCGGCGGCGCTCGAGCTCACGCAGGCGGTGCAGCGCCGGCGGCCGCTCGTGATCTCGGTCGCCGCGGGGGTACGCCTCGCCGACCTCGAGCGCTGGCTCGGGGGCGGCCTGCCCGTCGTGCGGGTGATGCCGAACACCGCGGCGTTGATCGGCTCCGGCGCGGCCGGCCTGTACGCCAACCCGCGCGTCGCGCCCGAACAGCGCAACCAGGCGGAGTCGATCCTGCGCTCGGTCGGCGTCACGGTGTGGCTGGCTGACGAATCCCTGCTCGACGTGGTGACCGCCGTTTCCGGCAGCGGACCGGCCTACTTCTTCCGCGTGATGGAGGCGCTCGAACGCGCGGCCATCGCCGGGGGGCTGGACGCGGCGACCGCCCGGCTGCTCACCCTCGAGACCGCCTTCGGGGCGGCCAAGATGGCCCTCGAGGGGGGCGAGGAGCCGGCGGTGCTGCGCGCCCGCGTCACCTCTCCCGGCGGAACGACCGAGCAGGCGCTGGGGGTCCTCGAGTCGGGCGGCATCGAGACGCTCTTTCACCAGGCGGTCAGGGCGGCGACCCGGCGCGCGCGCGAGCTCGCCGAAATGTTCGGGAAGGGCGCATGA
- a CDS encoding YggT family protein codes for MSYFSQAGLYLIQVVFGFYILLVLLRFLFQLARADFYNPISQFIVTLTQPPLGFLRRIVPGIGGIDLASVVLLVALQAAELWLIHGLIQGVSINGAGLIVLAVARLLQLTVYVYIVAVLIRVILSWVNPYGTRHPVGELLNDLTDPLLVPARRLIPPISGLDLSPIAVFVLLQLTLILLVRPLEDAGIALMLR; via the coding sequence ATGAGCTATTTCAGCCAGGCCGGGCTGTACCTGATCCAGGTCGTCTTCGGCTTCTACATCCTGCTGGTCCTGCTCCGGTTCCTCTTCCAGCTGGCCCGCGCCGACTTCTACAACCCGATCTCGCAGTTCATCGTCACGCTCACCCAACCGCCGCTCGGCTTCCTGCGGCGGATCGTCCCGGGGATCGGCGGGATCGACCTCGCCTCGGTCGTGCTGCTCGTCGCGCTGCAGGCGGCCGAGCTGTGGCTGATCCACGGGCTGATCCAGGGGGTGTCGATCAACGGCGCCGGCCTGATCGTGCTCGCCGTGGCGCGGCTGCTGCAGCTCACGGTGTACGTCTATATCGTCGCCGTGCTCATCCGGGTGATCCTGTCCTGGGTCAACCCGTACGGCACGCGCCACCCGGTCGGCGAGCTGCTGAACGACCTCACCGATCCGCTGCTCGTGCCGGCGCGGCGCCTGATCCCGCCGATCTCGGGACTCGATCTTTCGCCCATCGCCGTCTTCGTCCTGCTGCAGCTCACCCTGATTCTGCTCGTCCGCCCCCTCGAGGACGCCGGCATCGCGCTCATGCTTCGCTGA
- a CDS encoding dynamin family protein — MIGVQPLKDRPALAVNAFGRRLSEYRSWREELASIINEYQGWVESQGLGSGEDDLKVYELIDALKSDRLTVALVGEFSRGKTELINAIFFAEYRQRLLPSDAGRTTMCPMELLHDEKQPPSVRLLPIETRQSSLTIAELKRTPTHWTVLPLDTSSPKKMAETFAQIVQTRTVPIREAENLGLYNAQAPGAAVPSDGKVQIPVWRHAIVNFPHPLLKQGLVVLDTPGLNSLGTEPELTMSMLPSAHAVLFVLAADTGVTKSDLDVWTNHVCVAKHAASEGRLVVLNKVDALWDELRSDESISATLNRQIEETARALGVSRAQIFPVSAQKGLLGKVKADHALIARSGLDALEAKLSSDIVEAKQALLRAKIAREIGAIVDNTRAMIEARLAAVDAQLAELKGLSGKSQDAIQQMINRMREEKAAYDKTLASFQATRAVLSEQTKVLLDYLSVEAFDTLMARTRTAMKESWTTQGLKAGMKTLFDGATETMEKAHRQAQQIVGLVNAVYGKFHADHGLARIKPVDFSLAPFRSQIQRLYDEADAFRKSPVMVMTEAHFVIKKFFITLASRARLVYTECNAAARDWGKAIMAPILSQVREHKIMMDQRLENLKRVHENLDNVTGRIADVEATKQNLENQLMIIRNMMRKVGQPLH; from the coding sequence ATGATCGGCGTACAACCACTAAAAGATCGCCCGGCGCTGGCCGTCAATGCGTTCGGCCGGCGGCTGTCGGAGTACCGCAGCTGGCGGGAAGAGCTGGCCTCCATCATCAACGAGTACCAGGGCTGGGTCGAAAGCCAGGGGCTCGGGAGCGGGGAGGACGATCTCAAGGTCTACGAGCTGATCGACGCGCTCAAGTCCGACAGGCTCACGGTCGCCCTGGTCGGCGAGTTCTCCCGGGGCAAGACCGAGCTGATCAACGCGATCTTCTTCGCCGAGTACCGCCAGCGGCTCCTCCCCTCGGACGCCGGGCGCACGACCATGTGCCCGATGGAGCTCCTGCACGACGAGAAACAGCCGCCCTCGGTGCGCCTGCTGCCCATCGAGACGCGCCAGTCCTCGCTCACCATCGCCGAGCTCAAGCGCACGCCCACCCACTGGACCGTGCTGCCCCTCGACACGTCGAGCCCGAAGAAGATGGCGGAGACCTTCGCCCAGATCGTCCAGACGCGCACCGTCCCGATTCGCGAGGCCGAGAACCTGGGGCTCTACAACGCCCAGGCGCCGGGCGCCGCCGTCCCGAGCGACGGCAAGGTGCAGATCCCGGTCTGGCGCCACGCGATCGTCAACTTTCCCCACCCGCTGCTCAAGCAGGGGCTGGTGGTCCTCGATACCCCGGGGCTGAACTCGCTCGGCACGGAGCCGGAGCTGACGATGAGCATGCTGCCGTCGGCGCACGCGGTGCTCTTCGTCCTCGCCGCCGACACCGGGGTGACCAAATCCGACCTCGACGTCTGGACGAACCACGTGTGCGTCGCCAAGCACGCGGCGAGCGAGGGACGGCTCGTCGTGCTCAACAAGGTCGACGCGCTCTGGGACGAGCTGCGCTCGGACGAGAGCATCTCCGCCACGCTGAACCGCCAGATCGAGGAGACGGCCCGCGCGCTCGGCGTCTCGCGCGCCCAGATCTTCCCGGTCTCCGCGCAGAAGGGGCTGCTGGGCAAGGTCAAGGCGGACCATGCGCTCATCGCCCGCAGCGGCCTCGACGCCCTGGAGGCGAAGCTGTCGAGCGACATCGTCGAGGCCAAGCAGGCGCTCCTGCGCGCGAAGATCGCGCGCGAGATCGGCGCGATCGTCGACAACACGCGCGCCATGATCGAGGCCCGCCTCGCCGCCGTGGACGCGCAGCTCGCCGAGCTCAAGGGCCTCTCCGGCAAGAGCCAGGACGCGATCCAGCAGATGATCAACCGCATGCGCGAGGAGAAGGCCGCCTACGACAAGACGCTGGCGAGCTTCCAGGCGACCCGCGCGGTGCTGTCCGAGCAGACGAAGGTGCTGCTCGATTACCTGAGCGTCGAGGCGTTCGACACGCTCATGGCGCGCACGCGCACGGCGATGAAGGAGTCCTGGACCACCCAGGGTCTCAAGGCCGGCATGAAGACGCTGTTCGACGGCGCGACCGAGACCATGGAGAAGGCGCACCGCCAGGCCCAGCAGATCGTCGGGCTCGTCAACGCGGTCTACGGCAAGTTCCACGCGGACCACGGCCTCGCCCGGATCAAGCCGGTCGATTTCTCGCTCGCGCCCTTCCGCAGCCAGATCCAGCGCCTCTACGACGAGGCCGACGCCTTCCGCAAGAGCCCGGTCATGGTCATGACCGAGGCGCACTTCGTGATCAAGAAGTTCTTCATCACCCTCGCCTCGCGCGCCCGCCTCGTGTACACCGAATGCAACGCGGCCGCGCGCGACTGGGGCAAGGCGATCATGGCGCCGATCCTCTCGCAGGTGCGGGAGCACAAGATCATGATGGACCAGCGGCTCGAGAACCTGAAACGCGTGCACGAGAACCTCGACAACGTCACCGGCCGCATCGCGGACGTCGAGGCGACCAAGCAGAACCTCGAGAACCAGCTCATGATCATCCGCAACATGATGCGCAAGGTCGGGCAGCCGCTGCACTGA
- a CDS encoding AmpG family muropeptide MFS transporter gives MTAKIPAWRAVWLALRSWRTAAVSLLSFSSGLPLGLVWIAIPTWLAREGVDIKIIGLFTLAQAPWSFKFLWSPLMDRYALPIPKLGRKLGWTLAMQVALLALTFVLGDVARHPDAIWIVGSLTLAIAFASASQDIAIDAYAVEVLRPNEQGVAVGARIAIYRAAMFVAGGLAITLAGMWSWPFVFTLIALLYAPMLFVTLFAPRSEADRLHAPPSLRAAVWEPFVGFLAKARALELLGFVVLYKLADNLAGALVRPFLVQVGFDDFDVGVATATIGLVATLVGTFLGGVLTTAMGLGHALWVFGGLQIASNLGYVLIAMVGVDRPLMYAAMGFESITTGMGTGAFSVLLLRMTMKQFSATQYALFSSLFALPRILAGPVTGVMVDAMGWRDFFLFTIAIGIPGLLMLHRFSPLGVRDPELEALADIRPRILTRGDLVRRGALGGLVALVIGAFSVAALDAFKRMRALPDAGFDLIAPLTHLLVPTTVSDWLSAVGVLLFGFTIALATAATAAARSKKVEGKSKF, from the coding sequence ATGACCGCGAAGATCCCCGCCTGGCGGGCGGTGTGGCTCGCGCTCCGGAGCTGGCGCACGGCCGCCGTCTCGCTCCTGTCCTTCTCCTCCGGCCTCCCCTTGGGCCTCGTCTGGATCGCGATCCCCACCTGGCTCGCGCGCGAGGGCGTCGACATCAAGATCATCGGGCTCTTCACGCTCGCGCAGGCGCCGTGGAGCTTCAAGTTCCTGTGGTCCCCGCTCATGGACCGCTATGCGCTGCCGATCCCGAAACTCGGGCGCAAGCTCGGCTGGACGCTGGCGATGCAGGTGGCGCTGCTCGCGCTGACCTTCGTGCTCGGCGACGTCGCCCGCCACCCGGATGCGATCTGGATCGTCGGCAGCCTGACCCTCGCGATCGCCTTCGCCTCGGCGAGCCAGGACATCGCGATCGACGCGTACGCGGTGGAGGTGCTCAGGCCGAACGAGCAGGGCGTGGCCGTGGGCGCCCGCATCGCGATCTACCGCGCGGCCATGTTCGTCGCCGGCGGCCTCGCGATCACGCTCGCCGGTATGTGGTCCTGGCCGTTCGTGTTCACGCTGATCGCGCTCCTGTACGCGCCGATGCTCTTCGTGACGCTGTTCGCGCCGCGCTCGGAGGCCGACCGGCTGCACGCGCCCCCGAGCCTGCGCGCGGCCGTGTGGGAACCATTCGTGGGCTTCCTCGCCAAGGCCCGGGCGCTCGAGCTCCTCGGCTTCGTCGTGCTCTACAAGCTCGCCGACAACCTCGCCGGCGCGCTGGTGCGGCCCTTCCTGGTGCAGGTGGGCTTCGACGACTTCGACGTGGGGGTGGCGACCGCGACGATCGGGCTCGTCGCGACTCTGGTGGGCACCTTCCTCGGCGGCGTGCTGACGACCGCGATGGGCCTCGGCCACGCCCTCTGGGTGTTCGGCGGCCTGCAGATCGCCTCGAACCTCGGCTACGTGCTGATCGCCATGGTCGGCGTGGACCGACCGCTCATGTACGCCGCCATGGGCTTCGAGAGCATCACGACCGGAATGGGCACCGGGGCGTTCAGCGTGCTGCTGCTGCGCATGACCATGAAGCAGTTCTCGGCGACGCAGTACGCACTCTTCTCGAGCCTGTTCGCGCTGCCGCGCATCCTCGCCGGACCGGTCACCGGGGTGATGGTCGACGCCATGGGCTGGCGCGACTTCTTCCTCTTCACGATCGCGATCGGCATCCCGGGGCTGCTGATGCTGCACCGCTTCTCGCCCCTCGGCGTGCGCGACCCCGAGCTCGAGGCGCTCGCGGACATCAGGCCGCGGATACTGACACGAGGCGATCTCGTCCGGCGCGGCGCCTTAGGCGGCCTCGTCGCCCTCGTCATCGGCGCGTTCTCGGTCGCCGCGCTCGACGCCTTCAAGCGCATGCGCGCCCTCCCCGACGCCGGCTTCGACCTCATCGCCCCGCTTACCCACCTGCTCGTCCCGACCACGGTCTCCGACTGGCTGAGCGCCGTCGGCGTCCTTCTCTTCGGCTTCACGATCGCGCTCGCGACGGCCGCGACCGCCGCCGCGCGCTCGAAGAAGGTCGAAGGGAAAAGCAAATTTTGA